One region of Alcanivorax sediminis genomic DNA includes:
- the rpiA gene encoding ribose-5-phosphate isomerase RpiA yields the protein MDQDALKKQVAEAALRFVPEGEYIGVGTGSTANFFIDGLATMKDRIKGAVASSEATAERLKGHGITVVSLNDVDRLPVYVDGADEVNAHREMIKGGGGALTREKIVAAVADQFICIVDGSKQVKRLGKFPLPVEVLPMARSHVARKLVALGGQPQYREGFVTDNGNIILDVHNLDILNPIELEEKINNIVGVVTNGLFAKRPANVVLVGENGSVNQF from the coding sequence ATGGATCAGGATGCGCTGAAAAAGCAGGTGGCAGAAGCCGCACTGCGCTTTGTGCCTGAGGGCGAATATATCGGCGTGGGCACCGGCTCCACCGCCAACTTCTTCATTGATGGCCTGGCCACCATGAAAGACCGAATCAAGGGCGCAGTAGCCAGCTCTGAAGCCACAGCAGAGCGCCTGAAAGGCCACGGCATTACCGTGGTATCGCTCAATGATGTGGACCGCCTGCCCGTTTATGTAGATGGCGCCGACGAAGTGAACGCCCACCGGGAAATGATCAAGGGAGGCGGTGGCGCGCTGACCCGGGAAAAGATCGTGGCCGCCGTCGCCGATCAGTTCATCTGCATCGTGGATGGCTCCAAGCAGGTCAAGCGCCTGGGCAAGTTCCCGCTACCCGTGGAAGTGCTGCCCATGGCCCGCTCCCATGTAGCCCGCAAGCTGGTGGCACTGGGCGGCCAGCCGCAATACCGTGAAGGCTTTGTCACTGATAATGGCAACATCATTCTCGATGTTCACAACCTGGATATTCTCAACCCCATCGAACTGGAAGAGAAGATCAACAACATTGTTGGCGTAGTCACCAACGGCTTGTTCGCCAAACGCCCGGCCAACGTGGTGCTGGTGGGCGAGAACGGTAGCGTCAATCAGTTTTAA